TATTACTGATCATGGCCGAATTGCTTAACACATTAATGAATGCAATCAAGAAAACCATCGCAATGCATGAAGGTAAAACGTGAGCGGCCACGCTGACTATGGCTCCTGGCCAGCCTTTTAATTTATAACCAAGATATGCTGCCATCTTAGTGGCAATAGGTCCTGGGAGTGTATTGGCAATCGCCAAAGTGTCCCCGAATTCATCATCGTCGAGCCAGTGATAACGGGAAACTGCTTCGTGGCGGATGAGCGGGATGACAGATGGCCCGCCGCCGAAACCTAAAATCCCCGTTCTCATCATCCCGAACGTCAATTCCGCATATGGATTTTTCAAGAACATTCCTCCTTGGTTTTAGAATTCTTTTCCATGATTATGAATTAATGATAACAAAGACGCTTTCGAAATGTACATGAAATCATGATGATAATTACGTAATGAATGTATAAGAGGTATTTTTCAATGCAATAGGTTGAAGTTAATAAAAAAACTTCTTTTTGTCTAAAGAAATAAAAATTGGATTGCGCAAGACAGGTAAAAATACAAAAAGTACCCTATAGGCAGACCTTTTTAAAGTGACTGCTCTATAGGGTACTTTTTAAAATATAACTTTAACAAACCTTTTTAATGTGGGTTTATTCTTCCCGAATGACTAATAACACACCAATGAAAATTAATATTGTACCTATCCAAAAAGACAAGCCGATTTGTTCACCTAGTATTAACCAACCTAAAAAAGTACCCACTATAGGTTGTAAAAAGAAAAATAATCCGCCACTTGATGCGGTAAGCATTTGCAGTCCGCGATTCCACAATAAAAAGGCACATGCTGTGGAAATAACGCCCAAGTATAAAAGGCCGCCCCATATGGATGGATGCATGATTGCTTGAAAGTCAAGCTCGTCTAATCGACTAATCGTAATGGGTGTTAAACAGATAATTGCCACAAGCACTGCATAGGTCGTTATAACAATTTGTGAATATTGCCCAGGAATCCGTTTAATTAGAACTGACATAAGTGCCCAAGTTAATGCAGCAATCAGCAGCGATACGCCCCCAAGTTGGTGAGATGAGCCAATATGGGCATTTCCGACAATGATGCCAACACCGATCGTCGCTAAAATAACAGAAATTGATTTTTTAAAAGTGATCTTTTCTTTTAAAACGATACGTGCAAATATCACCATAAAAGCAGGTGTTGTCGAAGTAATGATGGCTCCCATTTGTGCAGTGGATAGAAGCGTACCGACTTCCTGGGTTACGATAGAAATTGTGTTTCCAACAAGTCCTATAATGAAAACCAAAAGCCAGTCTCGTCTTTCAATCCGCCAAGATTGTTTTGTTATAAAACCAATTGTCAACAATGCTAAAATCGCAATCACATATCGTAATAATACTAATTCAAGTGGTGGAACAACGTCTACCACAACTTTTACCACAACATACATCCCGCCCCAAATGCTAGCAGCGAGTGATAAATATAAAGAACCTAATATAGTGTTTTTCATTTTGTACCCTCCGTTTTAACTATACATTTCCAGTCCCTAACGGAGTTGCAATTTTCTACCGTTAAGGAAGAATAACTGCAGGTACATCATTTTCGAATAGCGGTGACCACAACATCAGCTTTCAGCTCTCTTTCAAAAATATTAGTTTCAATGATTTTTAGTTAATTATAAAACTATTCTGTTGTAACGGATCATTTGATTCAATAATCAGTAAGTTATATTAAATATACAAGATTTTAGGTATTTATAAAACAACAAAAAATAGTTTTGGACACAGCGTACCGATGGAAAACAACTCACTTGAAAATCTTCCATTAAAAAACTACTTTACACATTGAAGCCAATTTATCCGGCGTGGTTGCAAAAGAGGGACCTCCCAGTTTACGTAGATGTAGAAACCAAACTAAAACCCCACCGGTTGTAATAGGAAAAGGTGGGGGGGGGGGCATGTTTTAAGCCTTAGTATACTGTCTTGATTGACGGATGATCTTTGCTTATATTTTAACGTAAGATAAGAAAAATGGATTCCAGTTTGAATGAAAAGAGGAATTTATAGGGAAGGGAAGCAAATGGTGCAGTAATGGTGTTAGTCAAATGTCTGCAGCGGTAATGATGAAAGAAAAAACGTGGATTAGGATTAAAAAGGCTCCCTTGAAGAGTTTAATCCTAATCCACCATTAAGCTTTTTTTAGTGCATGGCCTTTCCAGAAGCATCACAATCGGTTATATTTTCGTTCGATTTTCCTGAACTCATCTGAAAGTTCAAATAAGGTGTGTAATACTGCTGTTTGAATATATAGATTCATATAATTATCATTGCTCTTCTTTTGAAAGGATAAATCATGTTTTTCATTAATTTTCCTAGTTATACATTCATTAATTTCGCTCCACATTTCTTTTGTTCCTTCTTTAATTTTAGTCTCCATAATCTCCCACTCCTTTTTTATTAGTTTATCCAATCTATTACATTCTTATACTTATTTATTGGCCAAGCTGGTGACTTTTTTATCTTAAAATTAATATTTACCGTTCAAGATATGATTCTTTGCGTAGAAAAGGAGAGAGTAGCGACTATAGTGTTAGTCCATCATTATTTTTTTGTGGAAATCAAAAACCTCTAATGGATGATGACCTATATTGAGTTTGTTCTCAAACAGCAGGATACCAAAGGGCTAATGAACTACGGGTTCTTTGCTTCATTATCGGAGGTTGCATTGGCAGCACATGGAGCTACAGGGAAAGGATAGTTGCATAAGATCAAAAGGTGCCGGAGCAGTTTATCTTTTAAGTGGATTTAATTGAAAGATGAGGAATAAAAACGAGCTTATCAACAGAGAATACTGCTATTAACTACAAAATAGGAGTGTAAATATGGAACAGACACTTTATGAAAAAGTCGGCGGGGAAGAAGCGATAGAAAAAGTTGTGGACTATTTTTACTCCGAGTTGGTTCTTAAGGATGATACAGTTAATCATTTTTTTGAAAAGACGGATATGGAAAAACAACGCCGTCATCAGACGAAATTTATTAGTTTTGCATTAGGTGGTCCAAAACAATACTCTGGACAATCCATGGCAAAAGCTCACCAAGGATTGAATCTGCAACCAGCCCATTTTGATGCCATTGTAAAACATCTAAACGATGCACTTGCTCACTTTGGAGTGAATGAAGCTGACATAGATACATCTTTAACTAAAGTTGCTTCATTAAGAGATGATATCTTGTATAAATAACCGATATTTAGCTAAAGGTACATTGCTTATGGAAGTAAAGGGAATTCCACACGGTAAGCAAAAAATATTATTCTTTTAGCCTAAAAATTGAATTCGGTGTCAGTTTGACTTTGGACTCGCATTTTTTTATTAAAATACGATTTTCCATTCGGGTTGATCAACAGCCTATATGGAATGTTCTAATTCCATTTTTTCATTTCTTTTAATTTAATAGTTCTCTTATTATTCGCACTTCGTAATCGAGGGGGAATGGGGGATATAATCCATGGAACAACGTAAATATCGGGTGAAGAGGTTATAAAGGGTTTCCTAGCTCGACTACCGGAAAGTGAACAACGAAACTTAAAAAAGGTAATTCGGCAGAATTACCTTTTTACTCATGCTTGAACTTCCGGTAAGCTGGTTTTTCTTCAATCTATAAACATTTTATACAATGTAATGCTTAAGCTGTGCGTTAGTTTTTTAATGATTACTAAAAATAGTCAAACTATTTTATAAAAACTGTATACTGCATCGCAGAAAAGAATCCATTTCAATCAATCTATTTTCAAAATGATTCTTTTTATTTACGCTGTGGGGGCTCAGGTTTGCCCATTCCAAGTTTCTTCAGAAAAGAGAATATGAGCTACAGTACCTCATATTTTCTTCATCAGTATAATATCTTTTTTGTGATATACACTTAAAACCAGACCAAACAAGCAGGCGTTAATCATAGCTGATAAAGCACCATAACTCATAAATGGCAGGGATACGCTTGTTATTGGTAATAAGCCGAGAGACATTCCGATGCTGACGGTTACCTGTGCAGTGAATATGGTAAAACTGCCGGAAACGAGCATTTTCCCAAATGGGTCTTTCACAGTTTGGAATATACGGGAAATTCGCCAGATCATCCATAAAAACAGCAGACCAATGAGCAAGGCCCCGGACCAGCCAAGCGTATAGGTAATCGTTACAAAGATAAAATCCGTCATCATTTCATTTGAAAAATCAATCTTCCCGAGGGAACCAAAATGTCCAAACCATCCGGCATCCTCAATTAGCTTTTCCAGTTTCAAATACATATACCCCGATGTCTCACTGAATTTTTCAGGCGTAACGAACGCAAAAAGTCTTTCAAATTGATAGGTCCTTATATTTTTCAACTCTAACTCTATAAGCAGAAGTGAAACACATGCAGTAAGCAGGACCGCTCCAGTAATAAGGATTTTCCTTTTATTTAGGCCGCTCTTCCAGACCATTACAGCAACCATCAATGAATAAAGCATTGCCGCCTGCAAGTTGACTGTATTCAGAAACAGGAATGCAGAACCAACGTATAAAATGGCAGCCAAATAAACATTCATCTTTTTTGATTGAAGCATTCCGGCCCAGGCAAGCAGAAAAATTGGCAGAACCACAATAGAATCGACCGACAATAAACCTATAATATTAATTCGAGGACTGCCGTTCACTAATACATTGGAAAATTGGAACTGAAAAAGAATCAGACATCCTACCGTAAAGAAAACCCAGCCCCATCTCTGAAATTTCCGATAATCGAAAAAAAGAAGGATACAGGCCAAAATAACACTTCCTGTGACAGAATATACCTGCTTCAGCACTGAAAATGAATTTCCTTCCTTAAACAAGAACCAAAACAAAAACAGGCCCGTAGCTGACATGAACAGAAACATGCTCATTAGCTTCCAATCCATCTTCGGCCTGTGCAGCTTGTCCATCTTCTGCCCAATGTCAGAGGGGCTTCCCATATTCCGGACAGCCAGTTCCTCTGCTTCATCCTCTGTATATCCTTTTTTGACCAGTTCAGCTTTAGTTTGATGCAGATGGGCTTTTAATTCAGCTTCTATATATTTTTTTGCTTCTTTTGATCGGATATACGACGAAACCTCATTTAAAAAATGATTGCTTCTCAATCGGTTCTTCCTCCTTCAAACGCTGTCCGCCAACTAGCAGAGGCGGAACCACTTTTAGATTCCTTTTTCTTAAGCCACTTTTTCGCACGTTCATCCAAGGAATAGAGCTTCCTTTCTTCCGTTTCCCAAAAAGACTGAAGCCAGCCTTCCTTCTCAAGCTCATGCAACGCAGCATACAAGGAGCCTTCGTTATTTTCAAATTTCCGGATGCCTTTCTGGTAAAGAGATTCATTAATTTGATAACCGCTTTTTTCCTTATCCAAAGATCTGAAAATACCAATCAAAATGTCTTCCTTACTTACATCCTGCTTTTTGATGGCAGTATGGATGGAGTTTCTATGGTTTTCAGTGAATTTCAAATCAAGAAATGTATGCTTTTTCATTGCCGATTTCAAGCGTGTTAATTTATCTTCCATCGGTGGATTCCTCCCAATAGGTTTTTAACCTTCTTTTCGCCTGACGCATCCGGGTCTTCACCGTTCCAAGTTTGACCCCGGTAATTTCAGAAATCTCCTTGAGCTTCATTTCCTGAAAATAATGGAGATAAATAAGCTCGCGATACTGGATAGGCAGCTCCATAACTGCAACAGCAAGCTGCCTGTCTTCATCCTGCTGAATGACTTCTTCTTCCACGTCATCGGTAGAAGTCCATTCCTGCTCCTCTTCCGCAGTCGAAACTTTTCGGAAGTACCAGCTTTTTCTATAATCCTTACAATGGTTAATAGCAATTCTCCAAAGCCACGTCCTTATATTTGATTGCTGGTTATACGTGGAAAGCGCCTTATAGCATTTGATGAAGATCTCCTGTGTCAGGTCCTCGGCCACAACTGGATCTTTTACATAGGAATAGACCAATTGCAGAATATCCTGGCCATAAAGGGACATAATTTCATCTAGTAAGGATTCGTCATCTTTCATTTGAGACCATTTCAACACAAACTCCTCCAAAACAGTTCACACTTCCTTCCCTAGATATATAGACGATAGTACATAAAAGAAGGTTTTTGTTTTTTGAAATTATTCCTTTTTTACTACAGCTAAAAATATAGAAAACATTTTAGAATTAGTACAGCAATAGTAGGAATCCTCGCCTGACAACATCCAATCAGAAATGTTTAACCGGTTAGAAACATGATAAACCGAAATAAATACTAGAATTTTTTTCATATAGAACTATTGGGACAGATTAGTTGAATAAGAAAAGGCGGGACAAAAATGGAAGCGTTGATTGAAGAGTATGGTCGTGGATACGCAATGATTCGGAAAGCTATCGAAGGATTAGCGGAGGAGGAGCTTCGTTCAAGCTCGCGCCGGACAAGAGGAGCATCCATCAAATTCCCATCCCAAATGACGGATGCTGAGGTCTTGTCTACACATCGGCTGGAAAAAAGTCTTGGCGGAGCAGGAGTCACTTCTGCTTTCGTTTGATCAAGTCACATGGGCGAATGGCTTGGGGTTATGATCTGTTGGACCGTGAACAGTGTTTGCTCCTGTTCCAATTGCTGCGTTCCAGTATGCAGCCTATTCTGGACCATCTGACAAATGAACAAAGCGAGCGGGTGGGGGTATATGACGATGCAGGGCGGTGCACATTTAAGCAACTGCTGGAATTCCGTGTTGAGCATGTTCGAGGACACCTTGCCCAGATTGAAAGGGTGAGGGAAGCGTATCGGCAGAGCAAAGTATAATGTCTGTTAAATTTATAGAGCTAACAGGTGCAAGAGTTAAAGAGGGAGGCCACTCACCTTATCAGTGGCCCCTATATTTATTTTCAAAAGATGATTTCCTTTTCCTTTTCTTGTACTTTTAATATTTTCTTATTTAGAAACATAAGCTACTTCTTTATATTTTCTAATGCTCTATAAGCATTTGCTTCTCCTGAACCAAATAAAGCATCTTGTCCATTCTTTCCATAGTCAAAAGCTGTTTGCTTAATACGTGCTGTTACTTGGGCAGGTTTATACTCTGGGTGAGCTGCCTTAATAACTCCTGCAATTCCAGCTACTTGAGGAGTGGCCATAGAAGTACCAGCATTAAACTCATATGAAGTACCTAGATAGGTAGGCCAAGTACTTAGGATTAAGTTACTTGGATCAGCTGCCGCAGGATCATTGGTTTCTGCATATTTAGGCCCATAATCTCCTCCAGGGGCTGCCACGTCAATAGCACTGTTCCCATAATTAGAGTAGAAAGCAAGCTGCTGAGTTGACCAGCTTGTGGAGGCAGACACATTAATAACTCCTGGCATTTGTGCTGGTACTACAGTTGCAGGCCCTTTCACGCTCATTCCATATGGTTCATACATTTTATTTAAAAATTCGTTTACTGCCTTCTTGTCATCTAAATTTAAACTTTCATTACCACTACCGGCTACTACAGTTACTCCATTCTTTACTGCATATTGAATAGCTCTCTTCCAAAGTAACGTTTCAGCGACTGATTTATAACTTTCTCCCTCAATTGTCATTTTGGTATTATTATAGAAACGAAGAGACATATTAATAACATCTACCTTGTCATTTGTTGCTGCAATAATTCCATCTATAACCCAAGCTGGTAATCCAAGGGCTTGCTCTGAGTATAATACGCGATAGGATCGGATTCCTAAATCTGGTCCTACACCTTTTATTTTACCATTTGCTCCAATGATCCCGGCAACGTGAGTACCGTGCCCATTTCGATCTTTTATATCAGTAGGATCACCTGTTTCAGATTCATCCATTCCAGCAGGAACAAGATTACGTCCACCTATTATATTATTCTTTAAGTCAGGATGGGACTCATCAATTCCAGTATCAATCACTCCCACCACTGCTTTATGAGTGATACTACCATCTTTATTTTTATATCCGCCTGTTTCTAAATCATATGATTTCCCGTCGTTGGTCACCCTTTGAATATCCCATTGGGAGTCCCAATAACTCTCTGAATCTTGCTGGCTGATGATACTAGACTCATAGTTATAAGGGCTGACTGCTGTTTTGTCTATGGTTAAGGGGATTTCTCTGTTAGCAGCTTCTATTGAAGAATTACCTTTTAGTTTTTTTAGAAAAGAAGGCTCGTCAGATTGAGCTTCTATTCCTCCAACTTCGGGAAGAACTTTGGTTACTTTACCACCAGCTTTCCGTATTACCTCTTGATAATTCTCTGGTAATCCACTTTTAAAAGCTATTGCGTATGTGTCATTCATCTCCTGATCTTGACTCTTAGCTTGGATAGGAACACCACCAACGGACAATATCCCTGCTCCTACTGCAATAATCGAAAGTACCGTATGTAGCATTTTCTTTTTCATATGTCTCCTCCTATATATGGAAAATTTTCATCATATACTATCTTAATATACAACAACTTAAATTCCAAGTTTTCCTAATAAATCTCATATTATAGAAATTAGAAGCTCTTTTTTCTTTTTTGGAAAAATATCAAGTTATTGTTTTCGGAGGTATATAGCATCTATTTTAGGTGTTGGAGATTTTTTATTGTTTAAGAAGACCAAGAAAAGCTAATTAAATTTCTAATTCAAGTAACGGGTGCAGTATCATTCAATTGAATATGTTAAGAGCATGTTTTGATCAATCTTTTTCAAAACATGCTCTTTCTATTTATTTATCAAGGTTATTTGTATTAATTGATCAAGCTTTAGAACCTTGAGTTAGTTCCATATGATGGTCGTCAATGGCGAATTTTTTAAGTTCGATTCTTGATATAGGTTGGTTTGAAAAATGACAAAAAAGCGATTTTATTTGGTGGCATTACCGGTGATAAAATATTTACAAAAGTTCAATTAGCGGAAGGGTTAAATACTTCAAGAACGCCGGTAAGGGCAGCTATTCAAGATTTCAAGAAACAAATTAACAGCTTAACAGCGAATCTTAATTGTATTACAGCACGTAGCTTACTTTGAACCTTATTCGAATCAACCAAGAATACACAGTGAGATATCTTCGGTAGCTAACGACTACTTATGCGATTTTGAATAATTGATGTAATATTGCATAAAACTATTAATTTAATGAATAATCTGTATGTTGTAATTATTGGGAATATATAGATGGTTAAATCACTAAGTAATCAATCTCCACTTGGTATGGTATTTGCATATTAGTTAATTAATCACGAATAAGGGTGGAGTGATACATGGAGAATGCTAAATTAAGACGTTCGTTAACAGTGTTTCCTTTAGTGCTATTTGGATTGGCTTATATGGCACCTACAACAGTTTTTTCTACTTATGGGGTTGTTGCGGAAATAACGAAAGGGATGGTGCCTGCTGCTTATATCATAGCTTTAGTTGGTATGTTATTTACAGCCTATAGTTATGGTCAAATGGTTAAGGCCTACCCTGTTGCCGGTTCTGCATATACATTCACACAAAAGGCTTTTAATCCTCACCTTGGGTTTTTGGTAGGCTGGGTTATTCTATTGGACTATTTATTTTTGCCAATGATCAATGGATTATTGATCGCCATTTACTTAAACGCATATTTTCCTTCCGTTCCTTTTTCCTTCTGGTTAATTACCTTTGTCATTTTAATCACCACTGTAAATATAATTGGAGTGAAAATAGCAACAAAAATAAATCTTTTATTAGTTGCCTGTCAATTCTTAATAATAGTTATTTTTACATCCCTCTCGATTAAAGGGTTACTTAACGGAATGGGTTCAGGAACATTATTCATGAGTTCCCCATTTGTGAATGGAGATATACCACTATCTTTAGTATTAGCGGGATCTTCCATTTTGTGTTTATCTTTTTTAGGATTTGATGCTGTTACCACATTTTCAGAGGAAACCATTAATCCGAAAAAAGTAATACCAAAGGCTATTTTCCTCGTCGCATTAATAGGGGGTGGTCTGTTTATCACCATCTCATACATCAGTCACCTTATTTACCCAAATTTCCAAGCCTTTAAAGATCCAGATTCCGCTTCCTTGGAAATTGCTATGTATATCGGGGGTAATTTATTTCAATCTATTTTTCTAGCAGGTTATATTACCGGGGGGCTGGCGTCTGGTTTATCAGCTCATGCAAGTGTTTCGCGACTTTTGTATGCGATGGGGAGAGATGGAGTTCTTCCAAAGAGAATTTTTGGTCATATTCATCCAAAATTTCAAACTCCAACACACAACATCATCTTAGTGGGCATTTTTGCTTTATCTGCGTTATTTATTGATTTAGTGACAGCCTCATCCTTTATTAACTTTGGGGCGCTCGTTGCCTTTACATTTGTTAATCTTTCAGTTATTTCCCATTATTTCATTAAAGAAAAACAGCGAAGCGGGATTAACACACTTAAGTACCTGATATTGCCGCTGATTGGTACTGGTTTCACAATTTGGTTATGGACCAGTCTTGATTCAAAGGCGCTTTTACTCGGACTGGGATGGTTAGGAATTGGTTTCATCATGCTCCTTTCTAATACGAAGATGTTTAGTAAGCGGCCACCAGAGCTTTCTATTGATAGTGCGATTGAAAAAGAAATTCAAGCATAAAAGCTATATTCATTAAGGAGGATAAAAATGGTAAGTGCAGACATCATTCTTTCTGGTCAACATGTATTCACTGGGTTACAAGATGAGCCAATAAAAGCAGCTATCGCTATTAAAGGTAATAAAATTATTAAAATCGGTTCTAAAGAAGATATAATGTCATTCCTTGGAAATGAAACGAAAGTGTATGACATGGAAGACGGACTAATTATTCCGGGATTTCATGATTTTCATATGCACATTATGATGGGAAGCATCTTACAGAAGGACAGTGCCAAATTATTTGATGCAGCTTCAGAAGAGGATGCAGCCAAAATAGTAGGTGAATTTGCAGAAACGAGACCAAATGATGAGTGGATATTCGGCGTGGGTTGGGATCATACCAATTGGAAGAACAAAGTGCTGCCTCATAGGACAACACTAGATAAATATATTAGTGATCGCCCTGTTTTATTATTCAATGCAGAAGTGCATTACGCATGGATCAATAGTAAAGCAATGGAAATGATTCAATTAACGAAGGATACCCCAGATCCGGAATATGGAGAAATTGGAAAAGATGAAAATGGGGAACTGACAGGCCTTCTATTTGAACAGGCAATTGGGTATGCATCAGAGCATGCATACAAATTACCGAAAGATAAACGTGTTAGCCTATTCCAAGGTTTCCTTAATGAAACAAAAAGATTGGGAATTACATCTGTTAATGATTTATATGGAGCTAAAATTGCGCCAAATCCATTAGACGATCTTGAAATTTTTAAAGAATTTGAGAGAGAAGGGTTACTTACAACCAGAATTCACTTTTCGCCGGAGTTAAAAATGGATTTAGCTGCCGCAAAGGAATTACAAACAAATTATCAGTCAGACAAGCTCACCTTTTCTGGATTAAAACAATTTATAGATGGTGTTGTGACAAGTCATACTGCTTTTTTATTGGATCCTTACAAAGACCGTCCAGATACAAAAGGCGGAACCACTTATCCAGCTGAAACAATTAAACAATTAGTAAAAAAGGCAGATAAGGAAAATTTTCAAATTCGTTTCCATGCCATTGGTAACGGTGCAGTCCGTTTAGCATTGGATGCATTTGAAGAAGCGAGAAATGTAAATGGAGAAAGAGATGCTAGACATGTCATTGAACATGTGGAGGTATTGCATCCGGATGATGTTCATCGCTTTAAGGAATTGGATGTAATAGCTTCCTTTCAACCTAAACACATAGAATTAATGGAAAGTGAGGCATATACAGCCAGAATCAGTGAAACACAACAACCTCTCTATTATCCTATCAAAACACTAGTGGATACTGGTGCTAAAATTGCCTTTGGTACAGATTTTCCTGTAGTGCCCCTAAATCCCATGATGGGCATTTATCAGGCAATCACGAGAAAAGATTTAACCGGGAAAGCGTGGCAAGAGTCGGAAGGAGTAACATTGGCACAAGCGTTAAAATACTACACGGCCATACCGGCATACGGGTCATTTAGAGAAAATGAATTAGGCACGTTGGAAGCAGGGAAGATAGCGGATATCGCTGTATTGAATAAAAATTTATTTAGCATATCAAAAGAGGAAATTCTTGAAACAGAAGTGAAGATGACGATCATGGATGGAAAGGTCGTATATGAAAACCTGGTCGTCCAAACTGTATAAGATAAAAAAATAAAAGTGGGGAAGTGAGAAGGTGTCAAAAGTAAAGGTTGGTCTTGTCCAAATTCATTGCGGAGAATTCATTGAGCGAAATATTCAAAAAACGATAGAGAAAATAAAAGAAACAGTAAATAAAGGTGCACAAATCGTTTGTTTACAGGAATTATTTTCTTCGCAATATTTTCCGCAAACGGTCAGTGTGAAAAATTATGATTTAGCTGAAGATGTAGATAGCGGTACATTAGCCGAAATGGGTGAATTAGCAAAGGAATTAGCAATTGTCTTGATTGTACCTTTTTACGAAAGAGCAGGTGCTGGTATTTATTTTAATAGTGCAGCTGTATTTGATGCAAATGGAGAATGTTTAGGGATTACAAGAAAAAATCATATTCCGGATGGTCCCCAGTATCATGAAAAATATTATTTCGTTCCAGGCAATACTGGGTATCCTGTCTATGAAACGGCTCATGGAAAAATAGGAGTCGGGATTTGTTGGGACGAGTGGTATCCAGAAGTTGCCCGAATTTTGAGCTTACAAGGTGCAGAGATATTATTCTATCCTTCCGCTATTGGTTCAGAGCCAGATCATCCCGAGATATCGACAAGATCATCCTGGGAAAAGGCAATTTCCGCTCATGGCATTTCGAATGGTGTATTTGTTGCTGCAACAAATCGAGTGGGCCAGGAAAAGGACATGAATTTTTACGGTGGTTCATTCATTAGCGATACATTCGGGAATATTTTAGCTTCACTTGATGATGAAGAAGGAATTATTGTGCAGGAAATTGATTTAAAAGAGATAGAAGAGACTAGAAAAATTCTGCAATTCTTTAGAGACCGTCGTGTCGATACATACGGCCCTATTTTACAAAAAGAAATACTTCAAAACCCCATCTCCTTCAAAAAAGGGAGCGAACAAAGCGCTGTTCAGTTAATCATTAAAAAATAAAGCAGGTGTTTTTCCTTATCAGGTACATCATAAATCCATCAAGCTAAATTTGTTTTTAATGTACGCAATCCTTCTTCTCAAAGTCGGGTATACTTGGACAACGTTGTATAGTTTTGACTTCCATAAGATTGATTTTAGATCGGAGCTGTCTTTAAGGCAGCTTCTTTTTTTGAGCAAAAAAGCAGTAATTAAAAGGAGGAGGTATCTAACACCTATCGTACTATTTTTTGTTAAGTGAGACGGTTAGAGAAGAACAATGTG
This sequence is a window from Brevibacillus sp. JNUCC-41. Protein-coding genes within it:
- a CDS encoding chromate transporter, which codes for MKNPYAELTFGMMRTGILGFGGGPSVIPLIRHEAVSRYHWLDDDEFGDTLAIANTLPGPIATKMAAYLGYKLKGWPGAIVSVAAHVLPSCIAMVFLIAFINVLSNSAMISNMIAAVMPVVAVMLGQMAYEFGEKAIKGLGKVLGITFFAISFLLLQVISLHPGIVILIFLLYGAFHFKLKERLNNKKVNRKEESG
- a CDS encoding group I truncated hemoglobin, coding for MEQTLYEKVGGEEAIEKVVDYFYSELVLKDDTVNHFFEKTDMEKQRRHQTKFISFALGGPKQYSGQSMAKAHQGLNLQPAHFDAIVKHLNDALAHFGVNEADIDTSLTKVASLRDDILYK
- a CDS encoding DMT family transporter, with product MKNTILGSLYLSLAASIWGGMYVVVKVVVDVVPPLELVLLRYVIAILALLTIGFITKQSWRIERRDWLLVFIIGLVGNTISIVTQEVGTLLSTAQMGAIITSTTPAFMVIFARIVLKEKITFKKSISVILATIGVGIIVGNAHIGSSHQLGGVSLLIAALTWALMSVLIKRIPGQYSQIVITTYAVLVAIICLTPITISRLDELDFQAIMHPSIWGGLLYLGVISTACAFLLWNRGLQMLTASSGGLFFFLQPIVGTFLGWLILGEQIGLSFWIGTILIFIGVLLVIREE
- a CDS encoding S8 family serine peptidase gives rise to the protein MKKKMLHTVLSIIAVGAGILSVGGVPIQAKSQDQEMNDTYAIAFKSGLPENYQEVIRKAGGKVTKVLPEVGGIEAQSDEPSFLKKLKGNSSIEAANREIPLTIDKTAVSPYNYESSIISQQDSESYWDSQWDIQRVTNDGKSYDLETGGYKNKDGSITHKAVVGVIDTGIDESHPDLKNNIIGGRNLVPAGMDESETGDPTDIKDRNGHGTHVAGIIGANGKIKGVGPDLGIRSYRVLYSEQALGLPAWVIDGIIAATNDKVDVINMSLRFYNNTKMTIEGESYKSVAETLLWKRAIQYAVKNGVTVVAGSGNESLNLDDKKAVNEFLNKMYEPYGMSVKGPATVVPAQMPGVINVSASTSWSTQQLAFYSNYGNSAIDVAAPGGDYGPKYAETNDPAAADPSNLILSTWPTYLGTSYEFNAGTSMATPQVAGIAGVIKAAHPEYKPAQVTARIKQTAFDYGKNGQDALFGSGEANAYRALENIKK
- a CDS encoding FtsW/RodA/SpoVE family cell cycle protein, with product MRSNHFLNEVSSYIRSKEAKKYIEAELKAHLHQTKAELVKKGYTEDEAEELAVRNMGSPSDIGQKMDKLHRPKMDWKLMSMFLFMSATGLFLFWFLFKEGNSFSVLKQVYSVTGSVILACILLFFDYRKFQRWGWVFFTVGCLILFQFQFSNVLVNGSPRINIIGLLSVDSIVVLPIFLLAWAGMLQSKKMNVYLAAILYVGSAFLFLNTVNLQAAMLYSLMVAVMVWKSGLNKRKILITGAVLLTACVSLLLIELELKNIRTYQFERLFAFVTPEKFSETSGYMYLKLEKLIEDAGWFGHFGSLGKIDFSNEMMTDFIFVTITYTLGWSGALLIGLLFLWMIWRISRIFQTVKDPFGKMLVSGSFTIFTAQVTVSIGMSLGLLPITSVSLPFMSYGALSAMINACLFGLVLSVYHKKDIILMKKI
- a CDS encoding PadR family transcriptional regulator, with the protein product MEDKLTRLKSAMKKHTFLDLKFTENHRNSIHTAIKKQDVSKEDILIGIFRSLDKEKSGYQINESLYQKGIRKFENNEGSLYAALHELEKEGWLQSFWETEERKLYSLDERAKKWLKKKESKSGSASASWRTAFEGGRTD
- a CDS encoding sigma-70 family RNA polymerase sigma factor: MEEFVLKWSQMKDDESLLDEIMSLYGQDILQLVYSYVKDPVVAEDLTQEIFIKCYKALSTYNQQSNIRTWLWRIAINHCKDYRKSWYFRKVSTAEEEQEWTSTDDVEEEVIQQDEDRQLAVAVMELPIQYRELIYLHYFQEMKLKEISEITGVKLGTVKTRMRQAKRRLKTYWEESTDGR